One region of Colius striatus isolate bColStr4 chromosome 4, bColStr4.1.hap1, whole genome shotgun sequence genomic DNA includes:
- the PUF60 gene encoding poly(U)-binding-splicing factor PUF60 isoform X1: protein MAATTTIALGTESIKMENGQSTAAKLGLPPLTPEQQEALQKAKKYAMEQSIKSVLVKQTIAHQQQQLTNLQMAAVTMGFGDPLSPLQSMAAQRQRALAIMCRVYVGSIYYELGEDTIRQAFAPFGPIKSIDMSWDSVTMKHKGFAFVEYEVPEAAQLALEQMNSVMLGGRNIKVGRPSNIGQAQPIIDQLAEEARAFNRIYVASVHQDLSDDDIKSVFEAFGKIKSCTLARDPTTGKHKGYGFIEYEKAQSSQDAVSSMNLFDLGGQYLRVGKAVTPPMPLLTPATPGGLPPAAAVAAAAATAKITAQEAVAGAAVLGTLATPGLVSPALTLAQPLGALPQAVMAAQAPGVITGVTPARPPIPVTIPQVGVVNPILASPPALGLMEVKKEKEEEEVFQESERPEMLSEQEHMSISGSSARHMVMQKLLRKQESTVMVLRNMVDPKDIDDDLEGEVTEECGKFGAVNRVIIYQEKQGEEEDAEIIVKIFVEFSMASETHKAIQALNGRWFAGRKVVAEVYDQERFDNSDLSA, encoded by the exons ATGGCGGCCACGACGACCATCGCCCTG ggTACAGAGTCCATTAAGATGGAAAATGGACAAAGCACAGCAGCTAAGCTGGGGCTTCCTCCCCTCACACCAGAACAGCAGGAAGCTCTCCAGAAA GCAAAGAAGTATGCGATGGAACAGAGTATCAAGAGTGTGCTGGTGAAGCAAACCATCGCccaccagcaacagcagctcacCAACCTCCAG ATGGCAGCAGTGACAATGGGCTTTGGAGATCCTCTCTCACCTTTACAATCG ATGGCAGCTCAGAGGCAGCGCGCCCTGGCCATCATGTGCCGTGTGTACGTGGGCTCCATATACTATGAGCTGGGAGAAGACACCATTCGCCAGGCCTTTGCCCCATTCGGACCCATAAAAAGCATTGACATGTCCTGGGACTCTGTTACAATGAAACACAAG GGTTTTGCTTTTGTGGAATATGAGGTGCCTGAAGCGGCTCAGCTGGCCTTGGAGCAGATGAATTCTGTCATGCTCGGGGGGAGAAACATAAAG GTTGGGAGACCCAGCAATATAGGTCAGGCACAACCAATTATAGACCAGCTAGCAGAAGAGGCACGGGCCTTCAACCGCATCTACGTGGCTTCTGTCCACCAGGACCTGTCAGATGACGACATCAAGAGTGTGTTTGAGGCCTTTGGGAAGATTAAATCCTGCACACTAGCCAGAGATCCCacaacaggaaaacacaaaggCTATGGCTTCATTG agtATGAGAAAGCACAGTCTTCTCaagatgctgtttcctctaTGAATCTCTTTGACCTGGGGGGTCAGTATCTTCGAGTTGGCAAAGCTGTGACCCCTCCGATGCCCCTGCTGACCCCTGCCACGCCGGGAGGGCTCCCTCCAGCCGCCGCCGTGGCCGCAGCAGCCGCCACAGCCAAGATCACAGCACAG GAAGCAGTGGCAGGAGCTGCGGTGCTGGGCACGTTGGCCACCCCCGGGCTGGTGTCGCCGGCGCTGACGCTGGCGCAGCCGCTGGGCGCCCTGCCGCAGGCCGTGATGGCAGCGCAGGCGCCGGGAGTCATCACCG GTGTGACCCCTGCCAGACCTCCCATTCCTGTCACCATTCCACAAGTGGGAGTTGTGAACCCCATCCTGGCCAGTCCCCCAGCGTTGGGCCTGATGGAGgtgaagaaggagaaggaggaggaggaggtgttcCAGGAGTCGGAGCGGCCAGAGATGCTGAGCGAGCAGGAGCACATGAGCATATCTGGCAGCAGTGCCCGGCACATGGTGATGCAGAAGCTGCTCCGTAAACAGGAG TCCACTGTGATGGTGCTTCGCAACATGGTGGATCCAAAGGACATTGACGATGACCTCGAGGGAGAAGTGACAGAAGAATGTGGTAAATTCGGGGCTGTAAACAGGGTCATCATCTACCAGGAGAAgcaaggagaagaggaggatgcTGAGATCATCGTCAAGATCTTCGTGGAGTTCTCCATGGCCTCAGAGACTCACAAAGCCATCCAGGCTCTGAACGGGCGCTGGTTCGCGGGCAGGAAGGTGGTGGCAGAGGTGTATGACCAGGAGAGATTTGACAACAGCGACCTGTCCGCATGA
- the PUF60 gene encoding poly(U)-binding-splicing factor PUF60 isoform X2, with protein sequence MAATTTIALGTESIKMENGQSTAAKLGLPPLTPEQQEALQKAKKYAMEQSIKSVLVKQTIAHQQQQLTNLQMAAQRQRALAIMCRVYVGSIYYELGEDTIRQAFAPFGPIKSIDMSWDSVTMKHKGFAFVEYEVPEAAQLALEQMNSVMLGGRNIKVGRPSNIGQAQPIIDQLAEEARAFNRIYVASVHQDLSDDDIKSVFEAFGKIKSCTLARDPTTGKHKGYGFIEYEKAQSSQDAVSSMNLFDLGGQYLRVGKAVTPPMPLLTPATPGGLPPAAAVAAAAATAKITAQEAVAGAAVLGTLATPGLVSPALTLAQPLGALPQAVMAAQAPGVITGVTPARPPIPVTIPQVGVVNPILASPPALGLMEVKKEKEEEEVFQESERPEMLSEQEHMSISGSSARHMVMQKLLRKQESTVMVLRNMVDPKDIDDDLEGEVTEECGKFGAVNRVIIYQEKQGEEEDAEIIVKIFVEFSMASETHKAIQALNGRWFAGRKVVAEVYDQERFDNSDLSA encoded by the exons ATGGCGGCCACGACGACCATCGCCCTG ggTACAGAGTCCATTAAGATGGAAAATGGACAAAGCACAGCAGCTAAGCTGGGGCTTCCTCCCCTCACACCAGAACAGCAGGAAGCTCTCCAGAAA GCAAAGAAGTATGCGATGGAACAGAGTATCAAGAGTGTGCTGGTGAAGCAAACCATCGCccaccagcaacagcagctcacCAACCTCCAG ATGGCAGCTCAGAGGCAGCGCGCCCTGGCCATCATGTGCCGTGTGTACGTGGGCTCCATATACTATGAGCTGGGAGAAGACACCATTCGCCAGGCCTTTGCCCCATTCGGACCCATAAAAAGCATTGACATGTCCTGGGACTCTGTTACAATGAAACACAAG GGTTTTGCTTTTGTGGAATATGAGGTGCCTGAAGCGGCTCAGCTGGCCTTGGAGCAGATGAATTCTGTCATGCTCGGGGGGAGAAACATAAAG GTTGGGAGACCCAGCAATATAGGTCAGGCACAACCAATTATAGACCAGCTAGCAGAAGAGGCACGGGCCTTCAACCGCATCTACGTGGCTTCTGTCCACCAGGACCTGTCAGATGACGACATCAAGAGTGTGTTTGAGGCCTTTGGGAAGATTAAATCCTGCACACTAGCCAGAGATCCCacaacaggaaaacacaaaggCTATGGCTTCATTG agtATGAGAAAGCACAGTCTTCTCaagatgctgtttcctctaTGAATCTCTTTGACCTGGGGGGTCAGTATCTTCGAGTTGGCAAAGCTGTGACCCCTCCGATGCCCCTGCTGACCCCTGCCACGCCGGGAGGGCTCCCTCCAGCCGCCGCCGTGGCCGCAGCAGCCGCCACAGCCAAGATCACAGCACAG GAAGCAGTGGCAGGAGCTGCGGTGCTGGGCACGTTGGCCACCCCCGGGCTGGTGTCGCCGGCGCTGACGCTGGCGCAGCCGCTGGGCGCCCTGCCGCAGGCCGTGATGGCAGCGCAGGCGCCGGGAGTCATCACCG GTGTGACCCCTGCCAGACCTCCCATTCCTGTCACCATTCCACAAGTGGGAGTTGTGAACCCCATCCTGGCCAGTCCCCCAGCGTTGGGCCTGATGGAGgtgaagaaggagaaggaggaggaggaggtgttcCAGGAGTCGGAGCGGCCAGAGATGCTGAGCGAGCAGGAGCACATGAGCATATCTGGCAGCAGTGCCCGGCACATGGTGATGCAGAAGCTGCTCCGTAAACAGGAG TCCACTGTGATGGTGCTTCGCAACATGGTGGATCCAAAGGACATTGACGATGACCTCGAGGGAGAAGTGACAGAAGAATGTGGTAAATTCGGGGCTGTAAACAGGGTCATCATCTACCAGGAGAAgcaaggagaagaggaggatgcTGAGATCATCGTCAAGATCTTCGTGGAGTTCTCCATGGCCTCAGAGACTCACAAAGCCATCCAGGCTCTGAACGGGCGCTGGTTCGCGGGCAGGAAGGTGGTGGCAGAGGTGTATGACCAGGAGAGATTTGACAACAGCGACCTGTCCGCATGA
- the PUF60 gene encoding poly(U)-binding-splicing factor PUF60 isoform X3, which produces MENGQSTAAKLGLPPLTPEQQEALQKAKKYAMEQSIKSVLVKQTIAHQQQQLTNLQMAAVTMGFGDPLSPLQSMAAQRQRALAIMCRVYVGSIYYELGEDTIRQAFAPFGPIKSIDMSWDSVTMKHKGFAFVEYEVPEAAQLALEQMNSVMLGGRNIKVGRPSNIGQAQPIIDQLAEEARAFNRIYVASVHQDLSDDDIKSVFEAFGKIKSCTLARDPTTGKHKGYGFIEYEKAQSSQDAVSSMNLFDLGGQYLRVGKAVTPPMPLLTPATPGGLPPAAAVAAAAATAKITAQEAVAGAAVLGTLATPGLVSPALTLAQPLGALPQAVMAAQAPGVITGVTPARPPIPVTIPQVGVVNPILASPPALGLMEVKKEKEEEEVFQESERPEMLSEQEHMSISGSSARHMVMQKLLRKQESTVMVLRNMVDPKDIDDDLEGEVTEECGKFGAVNRVIIYQEKQGEEEDAEIIVKIFVEFSMASETHKAIQALNGRWFAGRKVVAEVYDQERFDNSDLSA; this is translated from the exons ATGGAAAATGGACAAAGCACAGCAGCTAAGCTGGGGCTTCCTCCCCTCACACCAGAACAGCAGGAAGCTCTCCAGAAA GCAAAGAAGTATGCGATGGAACAGAGTATCAAGAGTGTGCTGGTGAAGCAAACCATCGCccaccagcaacagcagctcacCAACCTCCAG ATGGCAGCAGTGACAATGGGCTTTGGAGATCCTCTCTCACCTTTACAATCG ATGGCAGCTCAGAGGCAGCGCGCCCTGGCCATCATGTGCCGTGTGTACGTGGGCTCCATATACTATGAGCTGGGAGAAGACACCATTCGCCAGGCCTTTGCCCCATTCGGACCCATAAAAAGCATTGACATGTCCTGGGACTCTGTTACAATGAAACACAAG GGTTTTGCTTTTGTGGAATATGAGGTGCCTGAAGCGGCTCAGCTGGCCTTGGAGCAGATGAATTCTGTCATGCTCGGGGGGAGAAACATAAAG GTTGGGAGACCCAGCAATATAGGTCAGGCACAACCAATTATAGACCAGCTAGCAGAAGAGGCACGGGCCTTCAACCGCATCTACGTGGCTTCTGTCCACCAGGACCTGTCAGATGACGACATCAAGAGTGTGTTTGAGGCCTTTGGGAAGATTAAATCCTGCACACTAGCCAGAGATCCCacaacaggaaaacacaaaggCTATGGCTTCATTG agtATGAGAAAGCACAGTCTTCTCaagatgctgtttcctctaTGAATCTCTTTGACCTGGGGGGTCAGTATCTTCGAGTTGGCAAAGCTGTGACCCCTCCGATGCCCCTGCTGACCCCTGCCACGCCGGGAGGGCTCCCTCCAGCCGCCGCCGTGGCCGCAGCAGCCGCCACAGCCAAGATCACAGCACAG GAAGCAGTGGCAGGAGCTGCGGTGCTGGGCACGTTGGCCACCCCCGGGCTGGTGTCGCCGGCGCTGACGCTGGCGCAGCCGCTGGGCGCCCTGCCGCAGGCCGTGATGGCAGCGCAGGCGCCGGGAGTCATCACCG GTGTGACCCCTGCCAGACCTCCCATTCCTGTCACCATTCCACAAGTGGGAGTTGTGAACCCCATCCTGGCCAGTCCCCCAGCGTTGGGCCTGATGGAGgtgaagaaggagaaggaggaggaggaggtgttcCAGGAGTCGGAGCGGCCAGAGATGCTGAGCGAGCAGGAGCACATGAGCATATCTGGCAGCAGTGCCCGGCACATGGTGATGCAGAAGCTGCTCCGTAAACAGGAG TCCACTGTGATGGTGCTTCGCAACATGGTGGATCCAAAGGACATTGACGATGACCTCGAGGGAGAAGTGACAGAAGAATGTGGTAAATTCGGGGCTGTAAACAGGGTCATCATCTACCAGGAGAAgcaaggagaagaggaggatgcTGAGATCATCGTCAAGATCTTCGTGGAGTTCTCCATGGCCTCAGAGACTCACAAAGCCATCCAGGCTCTGAACGGGCGCTGGTTCGCGGGCAGGAAGGTGGTGGCAGAGGTGTATGACCAGGAGAGATTTGACAACAGCGACCTGTCCGCATGA